Proteins co-encoded in one Cytobacillus sp. NJ13 genomic window:
- a CDS encoding VOC family protein produces MSNTQTLRGLTTVSFWTDDLAAAKKWYTKVLGIEPYFERPGYAEFRIGDYHHELGLIDSSYAPDGSATGLAGAIVYWHVDDVTATFKKLLSMGAKEYEAPTERGEGFITASVVDPFGNILGIMYNKHYLEVLGSTRKV; encoded by the coding sequence ATGAGTAATACACAGACATTACGAGGACTCACCACAGTTAGTTTTTGGACGGATGATCTAGCAGCGGCAAAGAAGTGGTACACCAAGGTATTGGGCATTGAACCATACTTCGAACGTCCAGGATATGCCGAGTTTCGCATCGGCGACTATCATCACGAGCTGGGCCTGATCGATAGCAGCTACGCGCCCGATGGTTCAGCGACCGGCCTTGCCGGCGCTATAGTGTACTGGCACGTCGACGATGTAACAGCAACTTTCAAGAAGCTGCTGTCTATGGGAGCGAAAGAGTACGAGGCACCCACAGAGCGTGGCGAGGGGTTCATCACTGCTTCCGTGGTCGATCCCTTTGGGAATATCCTAGGCATTATGTACAATAAGCACTATTTGGAGGTACTGGGTTCGACCAGAAAAGTGTAA
- a CDS encoding M48 family metalloprotease, producing the protein MYLVSFLKNLKKKSNWGIIIYMLLNSLLFLPLFQSGTSLRETLSLIFFCVLFYLISLAAMLSPLGEFILRLRTGSRPIKRRDLERKLRPLFDNVYQKAKIKDPALPGNIKLFIHKSPIPNAFAVGRKTVCVTQGLLDIPEDEVEAILAHEFGHLSHKDTDFLLAITVGNIFVNIALWFIRLVWIILTIPLGIVLRMLSEDLGEKLHGVIIQFPVWAWTRFGLLFIQASSRQNEFEADRFAADLGYGSELASALDRVAGQSPDIGILKAMYSTHPDTDERIGRLQDLGAEYVAY; encoded by the coding sequence ATGTACTTAGTAAGCTTTTTGAAAAATCTCAAAAAGAAGAGCAATTGGGGAATCATTATTTATATGTTACTAAATTCCTTGCTTTTTTTACCATTATTTCAATCTGGAACGAGTCTTAGAGAAACATTGTCCCTAATCTTCTTCTGTGTTTTATTTTATTTGATTTCACTTGCTGCCATGCTGTCTCCATTAGGTGAATTTATTTTAAGACTTAGAACTGGATCAAGGCCTATTAAAAGGCGGGATTTAGAAAGAAAACTAAGACCCTTATTTGATAATGTTTATCAAAAAGCAAAAATCAAGGATCCTGCTTTACCAGGCAATATAAAGTTATTTATCCACAAGAGTCCTATTCCCAATGCTTTTGCAGTGGGCAGAAAAACTGTCTGTGTAACCCAAGGTTTGCTGGATATCCCTGAGGATGAAGTAGAAGCGATTTTAGCCCATGAATTCGGACATCTTTCACATAAGGATACAGATTTTTTATTAGCTATTACAGTCGGAAATATATTTGTTAATATTGCACTTTGGTTCATTAGGCTTGTTTGGATTATCCTTACCATTCCTTTAGGAATTGTACTTAGGATGCTATCAGAAGATCTAGGTGAAAAGTTGCATGGGGTTATCATTCAATTTCCTGTTTGGGCCTGGACAAGGTTTGGCTTGCTGTTTATTCAAGCATCTTCTCGGCAAAACGAATTTGAAGCAGATCGTTTTGCAGCAGATTTGGGCTATGGATCAGAGTTAGCTTCAGCATTAGACCGTGTTGCTGGTCAAAGTCCGGATATTGGAATATTAAAAGCGATGTATTCCACACATCCTGATACGGACGAAAGAATTGGGAGACTTCAAGATTTAGGAGCTGAATATGTAGCTTATTAA
- a CDS encoding TetR/AcrR family transcriptional regulator, translating to MPKELGKGTKKLILDVAYGLFAELGYEQTPVSLIMERAGKSKATFYSHYKKKEDIMLDIIDQQVYRNFNFIQEVVIPYIRQDNFEILEFFTGYFQIGLHLEDRKDWTLVYNDLIRLSVHDEVIRMKLSKAHDSWIELFDTAIKRGIELKQLPEDLNKEAIINSILSLYKGIHLERVYGSGPNMEQIYYILKRLLS from the coding sequence ATGCCTAAGGAATTAGGAAAAGGAACAAAAAAACTTATATTAGATGTGGCTTACGGACTATTTGCCGAACTTGGATATGAACAGACGCCAGTCAGTTTAATTATGGAAAGAGCGGGTAAATCAAAAGCTACATTTTATTCCCATTATAAAAAAAAAGAAGATATCATGTTGGATATTATTGACCAGCAAGTTTATCGAAATTTTAATTTTATTCAAGAGGTAGTTATCCCCTATATCCGTCAAGATAATTTTGAAATATTGGAGTTTTTCACTGGATACTTTCAAATAGGTCTCCATTTAGAAGATCGGAAAGATTGGACATTAGTATATAATGACCTCATTCGGCTTTCTGTACACGACGAAGTGATTAGAATGAAACTTTCTAAAGCACATGATAGCTGGATTGAACTGTTTGACACAGCCATAAAAAGAGGGATTGAATTAAAACAGCTTCCAGAAGATTTGAATAAAGAGGCTATTATAAATTCCATTCTTTCTTTATATAAGGGAATCCATCTAGAAAGAGTTTATGGAAGCGGGCCAAATATGGAACAAATTTATTATATTTTAAAACGATTACTCTCCTAA
- a CDS encoding GerAB/ArcD/ProY family transporter yields the protein MQEQPVPDRLKISPFLVFYLIMSMQIGIGVLGYQRVIAKDAGYDAWISILFAGGCIHVLIWMIYKIAETVDGDFVTAHKYLTGNLIGKAISSIFIGYFFLYVLAILRTFIEVIQVWMFPDLSTFWFSFGFMILCTYIIFGGFRTVVGTAFFGLVLPAYLLLTFGWAIKFSNFYNLLPIWDHSVKELLMGSYNMSLTIIGFEIIPFIYPFIKEPKKSKKWAHLAVLTTTLIYTILAVITFAYYSEDLLAKQAWPTLTMWKIVEMPFVERFEYIGIANWNLVMLPNVCIAIWISSRLIKRIFNIRQKIGVFFVVSALLLVINFINTREKISLLNDFFGKIGFGFTFIYIPMLFAAIMIAKRVKKKGKKK from the coding sequence ATACAGGAGCAGCCAGTACCAGACAGATTGAAGATATCCCCATTTCTAGTATTTTATTTAATTATGTCCATGCAAATTGGCATTGGGGTTCTTGGCTATCAGAGAGTCATCGCAAAGGATGCAGGCTATGATGCCTGGATTTCCATCCTGTTTGCCGGGGGATGCATACATGTCCTCATTTGGATGATTTATAAAATTGCCGAAACGGTTGATGGTGATTTTGTGACAGCCCATAAGTACCTTACAGGCAATTTGATCGGCAAAGCAATCAGCTCCATTTTCATAGGCTACTTTTTTTTGTACGTCTTAGCTATCCTACGAACATTTATCGAGGTCATTCAAGTGTGGATGTTTCCGGATCTTAGCACTTTCTGGTTCTCCTTTGGATTCATGATTCTTTGTACATATATCATTTTTGGAGGGTTCAGAACGGTAGTCGGTACAGCCTTTTTCGGCCTAGTATTGCCGGCTTATCTCCTTCTGACATTTGGCTGGGCCATTAAATTCTCAAATTTCTATAATCTCCTCCCTATTTGGGATCATTCAGTTAAGGAACTTCTCATGGGTTCCTACAATATGTCGCTTACCATCATCGGTTTTGAGATTATTCCGTTCATTTATCCTTTTATAAAAGAACCAAAGAAATCCAAAAAGTGGGCTCACCTTGCTGTTTTAACCACTACCTTGATATATACTATTTTAGCAGTTATTACGTTTGCCTATTATTCGGAAGATCTGCTTGCTAAACAAGCCTGGCCCACTTTGACCATGTGGAAAATTGTTGAAATGCCTTTTGTGGAACGTTTCGAATATATTGGAATTGCAAACTGGAACTTAGTTATGCTTCCGAATGTGTGTATTGCTATTTGGATTTCTTCCAGACTTATCAAGAGAATCTTTAATATTAGACAAAAAATCGGTGTGTTTTTTGTTGTCAGTGCTTTATTATTAGTGATTAACTTTATTAATACGCGCGAAAAGATCAGTCTGCTTAATGACTTTTTTGGGAAAATAGGGTTTGGCTTTACATTCATTTATATTCCCATGCTCTTTGCCGCCATCATGATTGCCAAGAGGGTAAAAAAGAAGGGGAAAAAGAAATGA